The Bos mutus isolate GX-2022 unplaced genomic scaffold, NWIPB_WYAK_1.1 CTG361, whole genome shotgun sequence sequence aagtgaaagtgaagtcattcagtcatgtccgactcttagcgaccccagggactgcagcctaccaggctcctccatccatgggattttccaggcaagagtactggagtggggtgccattgccttcaaaaCATAAATATTAGAACTTGACTGGCTGAGTTAAAATCTTGGTAAGGTCACATACAAGCTCATGGTTTTGATCAAGTTACATAAGCtttctgtgtgcctcagttttctcatctgaaaatgggtttaataatagtacctaccctAAGCTGTCATGAGGATTAcatgaattaatatatgtaaaccaCTTAGAAGAGGGTCAGTAACTTTTACGTTCTGCTGTGTGGCTACATAATTGATTTGTGTTTTGAAGATCCTTCAAATCCTACAAGTTTTAGAATAATTGCCCTTCTTGCCTAGAATGACAGACATTCTGAGTTAGagtctgaaaaaaatttaaaaactctaaaTTACATTTTTGATATTCTGGATATAAGATTGAACATCTCTGTATGGATTGTAAGAGATATAGTAACACGAAATAAACAAGTATAAACCagacatagggcttccctgatagctcagctggtaaagaatctgcctgcaatgcaggggacctgggttcgacccctgggttgggaagagcccctggagaagagaaaggctacccactccattattctggttTGAAGAATTTCGTGGACTCTCTAGTCCAtatgttcacaaagagtcagacaccactgaacgaatttcactttccctttcacaaACCAGACATAGCCTAACAAAGTTTTAAATATggcaatattaattttaaaataaaaataaagttcagagaGAAATCATTCGGAGAAATGAGATGACCCCTTCAAATAGTGACATTCATCATGAGCACATAACTTCCAAGGACTGCATGGTGCTAACAGCCTACAGCagaattaaaaaatgcaaaatcagTTTGGAACTCAAAATAGTTTATAACCACAATTAATCAGAAATGAACAGAACCATTCCAGAACATATAAATGAAGTTAGAGAGGTTTTACATACTATAACAACTATGCCACATAAAATCTTTTACTTTTTGACTTGGTGAGATTTAataatttctttcagtttttaatgaATAGAAATCCATTAGTAGAACGACCCAGTATGACACTCACCTAACTCCGTCTTCCACTGTGCTTAGAGTGCCAAGCCGCCCCCAGATCTATCTATAAAATTAATACCAAACTATCTGCTTCTCCCAAGTATTCTCTTTGAAACTTGCTTAAGTATCTAATCTCACTAGagatttggatttgcatttcctaaATAGGCAGGGGTTTGACATGAGTATGAATAATGCTATCATACTTTTGGAACATGATTAAAATGTATAAAGGCACTGCTGCAGGAAAACCATGCAGTCATCATGGAGGCAAATACTCTATTGGAAGAAAGTATCAGAAAAAGGAGATTAAGTCACCCCATGATTCCTCCATTTCTACGTGACTAATGTCAggacatgcatgcgtgctcagtcttgaagttgtgtccaacttttgtgaccctgtggactgtagcccccaggctcttctgtccatgggattttccaggcaagaacattggagtgggttgccattcctcctccaggggactttccccacccagggatcaaatccaagtctcctgagtctcttgcatcggcaggaggatactttaccactgagccacctaggaagcccatactGCCAGAACACATTTGCTAAATCTCCTATCTTTCACTTTACTCCAAGTCAGATAACAAAGAGTGGGAGTAAACAACTACGGGATGTAGCCCAGCAGTATTTGTACCTTTTCCCCGCTCCAAGCCCTTGTGTTCAACCTGCAACCTTCACTTTTCATATAAGAGAAGTTTTATGAGAAAAAAGAAGCAACTTCTGATTCCTTGCTTGTCCAGAATTTTCTTTTACACTTAATGCTAGTTTTGTTGTTTAGAAAATTCTAGTTTCTACTCAGGaaagtgatgaaataaaatttatattttaaagcaggACAAGGAAATTTAAGCACAAAATTCTCTATTTGTCTGTTTGGGTCTGTTTCCTCCCCCTGTAATATGTACTGTGCTTCTGCATTGTACATTAACAAGACCTCCTCAAAGGTGAGAATGCTGGCTTGACTAtatgataatttttttcctttcttctaataCTAGCAATGTAACTTCTTAAAAGAACAGCATTCTTTCCTGACTCTGTAAGGAATCGTGGAGACTTGCTACTTGCTTTGTACATGCTTACCTGGACTAGCTCTGGTGAACTTTCATGTAAGATGTCAGTATGTCATTTTGATGACAATCTTTTGTCTTAAAAATGTGTACGGTggtgcctccaattaaaataaataaatttatattaaaaaaaaagcacatgggaaaaaaaatgtgtacagTGTACTTTCAACTTCTAACAGGTGGGAGAGTTCTCAGAGCTTCTGAATCTGTCTCTGAATTATAATCCTCAGTTGACTTGAATGAaattctccctttgtttttttcacttgatTGTTAATTGAATTTCTGTTGACAAAAATGAAGACTCCATTCAACTGTTTTCTAGTAATTACTATTGAATGACATGTATGAtggaatctgattttttttttcttttgtacctAACAAATTTTTCTGCACCCTGGAACTTTgaggttttgtgttttgtttagtTGTTTGTTTGTAACTCTAAAACATTACAAGAATTCATGTATAAATGACTCTTCTTCTCTAGTAGTCAGCTTTTTGTGAAGTACCCTTCCTTCTGATTCTTGCCCCTTATCTTTTCATCTTGGGAAACATTCTGGGTGAATGCTGAAGTTCTGGGTGGATTTGCTCAACctaaatttcctaatttttaaatctttttgatTTTAAGTACCACGTAATAACTCCCTTTTTCTAACCCAATATTTTGATCTTCAGCagtgtctacggggtcacacagagtcagacaagactgaagcgacttagcagcagcagcagcagcagtgtctactCAGAGCTGACACctccatttgttttctatttaaagaCAATTTTTCATTCCCAAGAATGCTGATTGTTTCTCTAATACTTTATCTCCTATGAATGAATCTTCCTAATATGCTTCATATTTGCATTAAagatttttatatacacacattattctTTAGCTTTTTAAGTTAGAGAAACCTGAAAATTAGAAAGAACCAAAATTATAGACAGAAACACTTTTATTTGCTCCACTCAGAAATACATATATCTGAGtggaaatattattattttgctgtgatttttccattttttgcaAACAAGCAAGATCATACTGTTCACACTGTTTTAAAAACTtctctttaaaattaataatgcCTTGtagctctttccctctctctcccttttcaccTTTCTCTCTTAAACACACAAATGCTGGTATGTATTCAATGTAATTCCCTCTAAATATTCTTCACAGATTAATTGGCTCAAACAATTCTCTATAATTGGGAAAAATGCCTAAATAtgtatgtgaatttttaaaatttacttttttctaaCTGTTGGAAATGTATATTAGTCTATCTACATTTTGAGATAGAATATATACACAAAGACGTATCATACATTTCAGAGTAAACAAAAGAGGCAAATaatattttcagatagttccttttctcctttagtttTCCCTTCCCGTTCTTTAGTGTTTCAGACCTAAACCATAAGGTAGGTGTCAGACCCCAAATAAGACAGGATAGTTTTATGGAGGAGTGCTGCTTAGAGTGGCGTGAAAGAATTTGAGTGGAAGGAGATGGGCCTGTATGAGGAAGGGAGACAGTCCGAAGGAAATTCAGAATATATGGTCCTATATTCAAACAGTGTAATATTATGTggcaagaaaaaattttaaatgcactgATACACACAATGCGGTTGAAACtcaaaaaaacattttgtttagcCAAAAAACCAAGCACAAAAGGGTGTATACTGTATGACTCCGTTTTGGTGAAGTTTCTAAGAGTAGGTAAGATTAAGCTATCACAATTTATATcagaatactgtttttttttttccccctttggaaaGGATTGATGGACAGTGAACATGAGGAAAATTTCAAGAGACAAAAATGTTCCATTGTTCAATGAGGTGGTAGTTACATGAGTAAGCATTTGTGAAACCTCATTGAAATGCATGTTCTAAAGCCATGCATTCCATTGTAGGCAAATTATATCTCAGTAcatttgatttcttaaaaaaggCAAATGTACCTATCTCCAGAGAATATTTATTTAGGATTTTGGTATTCATTTGTCCAgaattacatattaatatttactcaATTGCCTCTTTTGTCCCTGATTATCTGTAAATCTTATGTGACATGAAAAGAACATGAATTACACTTGGAAAGACTGTGAAGTGGGAAGAAAACTCTGTGTGAGCATTTTGTATCTGGCACTCTATTACTGTGTTTTTACATCTATTCTATGTTGGGGAACCCTAAGGTTTTTTTGGAAACAGAGCCCTAATATTTTCAGAGCACAGAGTCCTCCATTCCTGATGTCTTATTGTCCCCCATGCAGTTCTGCACATGGCTTCCAATGTCAGCTATGGTGTGGTAGGAGGAAGCGTGCTGCTATTGGGTTTATCCTCTCAATCATCTAAATTTGTGAATCAAGCATTTGGATGACCAACTGACTTGGATATTATACAGGAAGATGATTCTTTCTCCCCAGCTAATGCAATTTCTGTCATTTGCAGGTGGGAGCAGGGAGCCATAATGAACACTGTCGATCAAAGCAACTTTAGAGTTTCTATCATTCTATGGCTCAGCCCAGTCCAAAGTCCTCTGGGATGACCTATTACTTCCACTTTCAAAGTTAGTAGCAGTGCTGGAGGCAGGCTGAGACTTTCTCATTAAACCCATTCCAGAAGAGGCATTCAAATACCCATTCTTCTTGGCAGCATTATTTGTCCTCCTTACTAAGAATGTTCTCCTAATCGAGGAATGGGTTAGAAACCTGCCGTTTTCATCACCTGCAGCCACACCCTTGGATGCTGACCACGAGAACAACCAGGTGCAAATTGTGTCTGGAGCCAGATCGTGTAGGTGCACTAAGGAGACACGGAGCTTGGTCCAGAAACCCCCTTGGTTCAACCTGGATGGTGAGAAAAACATGTGGGGATGTGCAGGTGTGTCTGTGGGACATGTGGGTCCTGAGAAAAGAAGGGCTTGAGCTCTGGGCTCATGTGGTGAGAAAACTCCCTTCCCTTTCAGGAATTAAGCTACAAGAGTATTTGTggtcaaaataaattaatatatgaatgaatgaatgaatgaacaagtgaatggAGGGGAGAAATAGTTTGACTGAGGAAAGTGGATGAATTTTGAGTCTGACTTCATTTCTCAACGTTGAACTCAAGGTTTTCAATTTCAAGAGAGCCCTGGTGAGGTGGTGAATCCATAGATAAGCAGGCAAGCCCACAGGACACAAGAGAACGGTTTACCGTTTCCTACACCTGCTGGGGAAAcggttttcagaaaaacaaaagagggaaggaaaaaaaaaaaaaaaaccccatggGAACGGTTGGGAGTTGGTGGTGTTTGTCTCAAGGTCTGTAAGGGAAAACAGCCAAAATCCTGTGTATAAAAGTAAGTCTTTGCACATgggatttgttttctttccttctgagaaCTTTCACTGGATGGCTTCTCACCACATTCTCAGCATCCTCGGAATGAATGTTTTGTGCTTCCAGCGTGCTCCATGTTCTGCTCTGAAGAAGATGGCAGGTTTTCCTGGCCTCTTTCCTGCTGGTGTTCTCCCCGCTCTCCTTCTCTGGGTGTCCATGTGGGGCTCCCCAGGTCAGTGTTTTCCCTCATACCTTtcatttgttggtttgttttcagTGGCTCTTCTTATACAGTAGGTCCACCAGTCCCAACTCTGCTCCCTCTCAAAGGCAGTTATATCTGGGAAAATTATGGCTCTGTCTGCTGCCAACAGAAGGCTTGACGAGTCAGGTGAAGGGTGGGCGATCTCCTTCACATCAACATCCTTTGAGCAGACCTCATAAAAATCACAGCTATAATATTTATCTAAATCTTTACTGAATGTGAGTGATCTTAGTGATCTGTTTAAATTTGATGTAACTGTTTGTTAAAATATACTTTGTAATGTTTACACTGCCACAAAAACccaaatttgaaaacaaagaatttgGACTCAGGATCCCTGAGCTGGTTATGATCTTGGACAAACCGTTTATTCTTTCTGGGACATGAATCTGTCTTTCATAAAGTAAAAAGGGCCCCTCAAGTTGAAATTTTCAGACTCCAGGTTTGAAGATAACCAGCCATGAGGTCTCAATAATGacattttctgatactgtctctTTAATTGGATatcaaaaaacacaaataagaaaaatacatttgggTCTCACATTAAGAAATGCAGGTGGGTCTACCATCTCATCTCCTCCCCTACTGCTTCCCCTAATCTGTCTCTGATTTTCATGCAGTGTCTGGGTTTTCTGTGATGGGACCAGCTCAGCCCATCAAGGTCTCACTAGGAGCAGATGCCACTCTGCCCTGCCAGTTGTCCTCCGAGCAGAGTGCAGCCCACATGCAGATCCGGTGGTACcgaacccagctctccccagCGGTGCTCGTGTACCAGGATGGGCAGGAACAAGACGGGGAGCAAATGCTGGAGTACCGTGGTAGGACAGAGTTGGTGGAAGACTCCATCGGAAGAGGGGCTGTGGCCCTGCTGATCCAACACGTTCGTGCCTCTGATGATGGCCAGTACTGGTGTCATTTTAATGATGGTCACATCTCCCGGGAAGCTGTTGTGGAGCTGCATGTGATAGGTATGTTAACTTAGCATACCTATGTTGAGAACATCTGGATCCCTAGACTGGTATTTCTCAGGATCTTCCATATGTTGCCTTGCAGAATGTCAGCTTCCTAAACTGTACAATGAGGACAGAATCACATGCTCTGCTTTTAAACACCAAAGGAGGCAATCTTCCTGTAGATATTTTGGTATCCAAAAAGATCTCAAAAGTTTATTAATTTGTATTAATTCAGATGGGTACTGGcaccttcaaatatttttttaccCAGTCAGAAGACAACTTGTAGAATTAAACTCACTTTTTCTTTGATTGTCCCcatgcttttttcttcttggaaTGACCCCAAAGCTCTCTCAGTCCTAGTACAGTGCAAAAGCATTAAGTTGATTTCAGAATCAACTTAATATTGATTTCAGAATCAGAGGTAAGCCTAATGCTGACTGTGAGCAGTTTTGAACTCTGAACTTCAGTTTACTtatcagcctgctgctgctgctgctgctgctgctgctgctaagtggcttcagtcctgtccgactctgtgtgaccccatagatggcagcccaccaggctcccctgtccctgggattctccaggcaagaacactggagtgggttgccatttccttctccaatgcatgaaagtgaaaagtgaaagtgaagtcgctcagtcatgtccaactcttagcgaccccatgaactgcagccgaTTAGactcctcgatccatgggattttccaggcaagagtactggagtgggatgccattgccttcttcaactTATCAGCCTAGTGATGGACAATTAGACCTTCAGCCTGAGGGACTCCTGAGCCCCAAGGGACCACAGGCCTCAGGGACATGTTTTCTTTCCTCAGGCTTGGGCTCTGCCCCTCACGTTCGCATGATGGGGCCTGAGGATCACGGGATCCAAGTTCTGTGCTCCTCAGGTGGCTGGTTCCCCAAACCCAGGGTGCAGTGGAGTGACATGGCGGGAGAGAAGCTACTATCCCTCTCTGAATATCAGACTCAAGATGGAGATGGGCTCTTCCATGTAGAGGCATCTCTTGTGGTCACAGACAGCTCTCTTGGCAATGTGACCTGCTCTATCCAGAACCCTGTCTCTGGCCAGGAGAAAGCGTCAGCCATCTTCCTTCCAGGTCAGTCAGGCACAAACCCCGAGGCAGAGCTGGGTGTCTTCCAGGCAGGGAGGAGTGAAGGGCTGAAGGGAGCCTTGGAGAGAGGGCAGGGCTTCCTCCAGGTTGGTCTCTCACTGTGTCTCCACTTGCCTGTGTCAGAGCCCTTCTTCCCCAGAACGTCTCCATGGAAGATAGCCCTGGCTGGGACACTCCCTGTGCTGGTGCTTCTCCTCATCGGGATCAGCTACATTGGCTGGAAAGAACATaaagccaaaaatggagaagtagagaaaagaagaaagcatctCATGAAAGAGACAAGGTGgcgagagagaaggaagaggcacATTCATTAAAAAGTAAATCGGGCAGCAAGTCAAATCAGAGGTTCCTGGAAAAGCTGCAGATGCTGTGTGTGCAGGgtagatggggaaataaaaaaTTGTTGAAGAATCCTGAGGAAAACACAGGGTGCCAAGAATTCCACAGAACTGGGAGTTCTATGCAAAGGAGAAAACCACATGGGAAGTTAGGAGATCTGTGGGCAGTGGTCATAAGCCTCCAATCCACACCATGCCCTTTCAAGCCTCTGTACCCCAACCTGTttctctttgcagaaatgtcttcCTTTATTGTCTCTTCCTTTTTATCCTTCAAGAATAAGCTCCAGAAACACCTAAGAAATCGAACTCCCGGGAAGCATGGACTTGCCTTCCTGTGTgacc is a genomic window containing:
- the LOC102269721 gene encoding LOW QUALITY PROTEIN: butyrophilin-like protein 1 (The sequence of the model RefSeq protein was modified relative to this genomic sequence to represent the inferred CDS: inserted 1 base in 1 codon), which translates into the protein MAGFPGLFPAGVLPALLLWVSMWGSPVSGFSVMGPAQPIKVSLGADATLPCQLSSEQSAAHMQIRWYRTQLSPAVLVYQDGQEQDGEQMLEYRGRTELVEDSIGRGAVALLIQHVRASDDGQYWCHFNDGHISREAVVELHVIGLGSAPHVRMMGPEDHGIQVLCSSGGWFPKPRVQWSDMAGEKLLSLSEYQTQDGDGLFHVEASLVVTDSSLGNVTCSIQNPVSGQEKASAIFLPEPFFPRTSPWKIALAGTLPVLVLLLIGISYIGWKEHKAKNGEVEXKKKASHERDKVAREKEEAHSLKRKLEEDLEQRKALYNKDWKKALIYPDWRKEQFERVLVIENHENVHQNNSDFRKEPQAVLCKEQGGGNLLKLDQKGFTKGRHYWEVDIEDTDEWTLGIYEEPTEKSELLSDLQKMKFNVLEKKGCEYRALTCSRQGIFHKESLPIEKCPLKIVIFLDYEDSDISFYNMTDETHIFSFTHTNFSGSVYPYFKLKSMEFSPSA